AACATACCTGCTCAATGCTCCATAAGCCAGGGCTTTTTGAAAAATGGCATAATCGTTAGCAGACAAATTTGACCGGGAAGATGCCTCATAACTGTTAATCGCTTCAGTGTATCGTTTGGTAATGAAATAACAATCACCAATTCGTAAATTTGCATCATTGATAAACTGCGCATCGACACCTTTTTGTGATCTCAGGAAATCACTGAAATAGCTAATAGCCGTATCATATTCTTTTTTATCAAAATAAATATATCCCAGGTTATATTTTGTAATTCCATAATACTCCGAATTACGGGCATCTTTATTTATCAGGAAATCATTGAAGTATTTATCGGCTCCCCAATAATTTTGTAATCTGTAAAAAGCATCACCAATCCAGTAATTAGATTCAGCGGTTATTTGCTTGTCGTAGCTATTTTCGATGGTTTTTTTGAACAACTCAATCGATTCGGCGTATTTTTTCTCATTAAATAATTGAATAGCGCTATAGAAATAAATTTTTTGATAAGATTGAACGAAATTCGGGTCCTTGGATTTTAGGCGATCAATTGACCCAAGGGCAGCCTTATAATTTTTGGTCGAGATATACAGTTGAACCAAATAATTGTTGGCTTCATCTTTTCTGGGTGAATTAGGATAGTTTGTCAAATATTGTTCAAGTGAATTTATTGCATTATTGTATGGGTCGTGCGAAAGTTCGATGCTCAATTTAGCGTAATTGAACAATGCTTCTTCTTTGATTATTTTATCGAAATCCATTTTGCAAGCGGCTAGAAATGCATTACTTGCAAATTGCTTTTCATTGGTTTCCAAATAACATAAACCAAGATTATAATATGCATTTTGAGCCAGAATGTCTTTCTGTAAGGTCGCTTCCTGGAAGTACCCTATGGCATCTTTAAATCGGTTTGATTTCAAATAACAATAAGCTAACTGATAACCTAAATCGCGATCCGGTTTCTCCCTCGAATAACGGCTATAATCTTCAAAATAAGTTATGGCCGTAGCAAAATCACCGGTGTGGTAATAAACTCCACCCAGTAATTTAGCCATGTCGGCATGTAGACTATTATTGGCTGTTTTATAAAGGTTTGGGCCATCCTGTAATATCTTCTCAAATTCTTTTTGATAATAATAAATTTGAAGCAGGTAATATGGAACAATATTGCGGTAAGTTTTATCCTCTTTCAAACTCTCAAAAACCGGCAACGCCTTATCATAATCTTTCTCAAGGTAAGCCAAATGGGCCACGTAGTATTTTGCCGGGGGAGAATACATTGAATTGGCGGTAATTACCTGATTAAAAGATAATCTGGCATTTTTTGTATCATCGAGTTTTAAATAACAATAACCTAATTTAAAATAATACTCGTCAAGTTCACTCTTTGATAAATCATTCCGGTCAACTTTTTGAAAGGATTCGAGGGCAGTTTTATAGGCTTTTTCGTTGAATTGATATTTCCCAAGTTGAAAATAGATTCGTTTGATTTTTGAGCTGCTTGGGTATTTAGTGATGAAGTTTTTAAGTTTGAATTCCGTGTTTTTATGTTGAAGTTCGAGCGCACAGATTGCATCATAATAGGTTGATTCGATGATGATTGACTGATCTTGATCGGTGGATTCGTTCATGATTTTTTCAAATATTGCCTGAGCTGAACCATACTTTTCCTTCTGAAACAAATCAAGAGCCACTTTGAATGCAGCTTCAGGATCCTGATTCAGACCTGATTGTTGAGCAAAAAGCAGACTATTTGCAGCCAGAAAAATGAAAATTAACGAGAATTTCCAAACTTTATACATGTTCAAATTTTTTATATCAAATAAAGGTAAATATTAAGATTAAAAATGCTTTTACTGCAAAACTAATTTATTAACACCGAAGTATTAACAATTAACGGTAAAAATGTTGGAATATTTTAGGATTTACTAATAAATACACATTTGTTTTTGAGCATTATAGTAGTTTCCGTAGTAAAAAAGAATAAGGCTTTCTTTAAACATGAAATCATCATGATCAAAAATAGCCTTATTAAAAATTTCCAGTCGTATAAGCGGGATCCTGTATCCGCCAAGGCGGACTTCTATCATTTATCTAGCCCTGTCATCGCTGGCAAGGTCTATCAGCCTACCCGCTCCGGTTTATGCAAGCATAATTTAGTGAGCAACTTCTATCCCGACTGTGTCGGGACCGGAGTATATTTGGCTTTTCAACCCATAAGGTTTACCCGAACGATAAGTTGCCTTACCGAACCGTGAGCTCTTACCTCACGTTTTCACCCTTATCCCGACTCGTAAAACGAGATCGGGACGGTTATTTTCTGTGGCACTTGCTGTTTCCGATATGATCGGAACCTTCCTGTTAGGAAGTATGGTGCTCGGTGTTGTCCCGACTTTCCTCTCTCCCGATCCCGAATAATCGGGTCGGGACAGCGATAGAACCGACTGAAAATCATTGCAAAATTAACATAATTTGAACAAATAGCTGATTCTAAATTTGTTTTACTACTTTTGTTAAAAAGAAACCTGTAATGAATCTATTGATGGTACTCCTCGGCTTGATGGGTGGACCCGAATTAATAATTGTTGGTTTGGCAATAGCCGTATTGTTTGGTGGCAAACGAATCCCTGAGTTGATGAAGAGTATGGGATCCGGAGTTAAAGAACTCAAAAAAGTCACTGACAAAAATGAGATCACAAAGGATATTAAGGATATATCATCGGAATTTAACAATCTGAAAACCGGGATCAAGGATATGACATCTCCCACCAGTTTTTTAAAGCGTGATAAGAAATAAGCAGTGTCAACTATAATTTACTGAAGAATTACTGATTTCAAAAAAATCAAATAATTGAAAGACTTAAGCGTAGGGAAAGAAGGGCCATTGATTTTTAAATTCGCGATGCCCATGTTGCTGGGGAATGTTTTCCAGCAATTATACAATGTGGTAGATAGC
This genomic window from Bacteroidota bacterium contains:
- a CDS encoding tetratricopeptide repeat protein, whose translation is MYKVWKFSLIFIFLAANSLLFAQQSGLNQDPEAAFKVALDLFQKEKYGSAQAIFEKIMNESTDQDQSIIIESTYYDAICALELQHKNTEFKLKNFITKYPSSSKIKRIYFQLGKYQFNEKAYKTALESFQKVDRNDLSKSELDEYYFKLGYCYLKLDDTKNARLSFNQVITANSMYSPPAKYYVAHLAYLEKDYDKALPVFESLKEDKTYRNIVPYYLLQIYYYQKEFEKILQDGPNLYKTANNSLHADMAKLLGGVYYHTGDFATAITYFEDYSRYSREKPDRDLGYQLAYCYLKSNRFKDAIGYFQEATLQKDILAQNAYYNLGLCYLETNEKQFASNAFLAACKMDFDKIIKEEALFNYAKLSIELSHDPYNNAINSLEQYLTNYPNSPRKDEANNYLVQLYISTKNYKAALGSIDRLKSKDPNFVQSYQKIYFYSAIQLFNEKKYAESIELFKKTIENSYDKQITAESNYWIGDAFYRLQNYWGADKYFNDFLINKDARNSEYYGITKYNLGYIYFDKKEYDTAISYFSDFLRSQKGVDAQFINDANLRIGDCYFITKRYTEAINSYEASSRSNLSANDYAIFQKALAYGALSRYVDKITALSNLVSTNRSSSYYDDALYELGTTYLIRNDNNGALQYFNKLVAEKPNSTYAKKALLRSGLIYYNDNKNNLAINALKKVISDYQGTAESTEALASLRNIYVDMNNVDEYFRFANSLGISSIRPTEQDSLSYSAAENQYMEGNYEVALKSFKTYLNNYPNGRYLINSNFYLAECEFLKENFIDALRGYNFVISKPQMRFTTIALRKASRINYNLKNYAEALKNYNLLGELAEDKESLLEAYEGKMRCNYLLKNYPLTIDAANALLKSDRVTSDQISEAHFLLAQSYYSYDQLGKALQEFKISAQLTTNEMGAESSYMIAQINFLQKNYDEAEKVILDLSNKYAYYDNWVAKGFILLSDVYMALNNTFQAKQTLQSIIDNYAGQDLVDIAKQKLKKINEQENK
- a CDS encoding twin-arginine translocase TatA/TatE family subunit, which gives rise to MNLLMVLLGLMGGPELIIVGLAIAVLFGGKRIPELMKSMGSGVKELKKVTDKNEITKDIKDISSEFNNLKTGIKDMTSPTSFLKRDKK